A genomic stretch from Schistosoma haematobium chromosome 2, whole genome shotgun sequence includes:
- the CTPS2 gene encoding CTP synthase 2 (EggNog:ENOG410V8AV~COG:F~MEROPS:MER0437468), with product MCRCSSPLPSSVINKISLFSQVAVERVIVSLDVSDLYEVPLRLNDQNLCSILLEHFQLNPKLHIEYPILGKWKALTRQMELASEVVHIAIVGKYTKLSDAYLSLLKALRHAAIYTNLKLDLSLVCAEDLEENTRIVSPDAFHQAWLTLSSSNAVVVPGGFGQRGVDGKLAAIRFCRERGVPFLGLCLGLQCAVIEFSRNVLGWKDANSTEFDPNTTHPVIIDMPEHNSGIMGGTMRLGRRRTLLYLSEISKSYLQRTYKCSELICSHLDSQSKVLSECRANDSYTSSKTFNSDSIMHRLINAPYFDARHRHRYEINPKYVDQLEESGLIVVGRDAEVGNRMEIIELLQPLHQFENDSDLENKCPTRHPFFVATQFHPEYTSRPTHPSIFFVGLVLAASKRLSAYVHNPFRLSPTQFVLDEDDKKDTVDLFKISPPKKLKDTVSYCSRESTSTCIMDSIDSSKVTSSVNTDF from the exons ATGTGTCGTTGTAGTTCACCGCTACCCTCTAGTGTCATCAACAAAATCAGCCTATTTAGTCAAGTTGCAGTAGAACGT GTTATTGTTTCCTTAGATGTTAGTGATTTATATGAAGTGCCTTTACGATTAAATGATCAAAATTTATGCTCAATACTACTGGAGCATTTCCAATTGAATCCTAAACTACACATTGAATATCCAATTCTTGGGAAATGGAAAGCATTGACTCGTCAAATGGAGCTGGCATCGGAAGTTGTCCATATAGCTATAGTTGGAAAATATACCAAACTTAGTGACGCTTATTTGTCATTGTTGAAG GCTCTTCGTCATGCTGCAATTTATACAAATTTAAAACTGGATCTTTCACTTGTGTGTGCTGAAGATCTCGAAGAAAACACCCGTATCGTGAGTCCAGATGCATTTCATCAAGCTTGGCTCACTTTGAGTAGCTCTAATGCTGTTGTTGTTCCTGGAGGTTTTGGTCAGCGAGGTGTTGACGGGAAACTAGCTGCTATACGCTTCTGTCGAGAAAGAGGTGTGCCGTTTTTGGGTCTTTGTTTGGGCCTCCAATGTGCTGTGATTGAATTTTCCAGAAACGTACTTGGTTGGAAA GACGCTAATTCCACCGAATTTGACCCAAATACCACTCATCCAGTGATCATTGATATGCCTGAACATAATTCCGGAATTATGGGTGGAACAATGCGACTTGGTCGACGCCGTACATTGTTGTATCTATCGGAAATTTCTAAATCATACTTACAACGTACCTACAAATGTTCAGAACTTATATGTTCTCACTTAGATTCACAATCAAAAGTTTTATCTGAATGTAGAGCGAATGATTCATACACTTCATCGAAAACCTTTAATTCAGATAGTATAATGCACCGGTTAATTAATGCACCATACTTTGATGCGCGTCATCGGCACCGGTATGAAATAAATCCAAAATATGTCGATCAACTCGAAGAATCAGGTCTTATTGTTGTTGGTCGAGATGCAGAAGTTGGCAATCGTATGGAAATCATTGAGCTATTACAACCTTTGCATCAATTTGAAAATGATTCGGATTTAGAAAATAAATGTCCTACTCGACATCCTTTCTTCGTAGCTACTCAGTTCCATCCTGAATATACAAGTCGACCTACTCATCCATCAATTTTCTTTGTTGGACTTGTATTAGCTGCATCTAAGCGTTTGAGTGCTTATGTTCACAATCCTTTTCGACTTAGTCCTACTCAATTTGTATTGGATGAAGATGATAAAAAAGATACTGTGGATCTATTTAAAATAAGTCCACCTAAAAAACTAAAGGATACAGTCAGTTACTGCAGTAGGGAATCTACCAGTACCTGCATTATGGATTCAATCGATAGTAGTAAGGTGACAAGCTCAGTCAACACTGATTTTTAA